The Streptomyces sp. CC0208 genome window below encodes:
- a CDS encoding IS5-like element ISSsv1 family transposase, whose translation MPALPSWLTEPLWDQFAALLPQRPVYAPTHPLGCHRTRISDRIIFDKLLQLLRFGCSYEALADTTCSATTIRNRRDEWIRLGVFARLRHIALEAYDRIVGLVLDQVAIDGSITKAPGGGEAAGRSPVDRGKQGLKRSGMTDGYGIPLGRVLAGANCHDSPLLAPTLDLLDGLGPLPDDITVNLDAGYDSGRTRITLDERGLRGRIAHRGEKAPVQATGRWHVERTHAWQNAFHRLARCYERRIDVINAFFDLTDAVITVRSLVRRAWTTHRWDDRPTRRP comes from the coding sequence GTGCCTGCCTTGCCGTCATGGCTGACCGAACCCCTGTGGGACCAATTCGCGGCGCTGCTGCCACAGCGGCCCGTCTACGCTCCGACCCACCCGCTGGGCTGCCACCGCACGCGGATCAGCGACCGGATCATCTTCGACAAACTGCTGCAACTCCTGCGCTTCGGCTGCTCCTACGAAGCCCTGGCGGACACCACCTGCTCGGCCACCACGATTCGCAACCGCCGTGACGAGTGGATCCGGCTCGGCGTCTTCGCCCGGCTCCGGCACATCGCTCTGGAGGCGTACGACCGCATCGTCGGCCTCGTTCTGGACCAGGTCGCCATCGACGGGTCGATCACCAAGGCACCCGGAGGCGGAGAAGCCGCTGGACGCTCGCCGGTCGACCGGGGCAAACAGGGCCTCAAACGCTCGGGGATGACTGACGGGTACGGCATCCCGCTGGGCCGCGTCCTGGCCGGGGCGAACTGCCACGACTCGCCGCTGCTCGCCCCGACCCTGGACCTTCTGGACGGCCTGGGCCCGCTGCCCGACGACATCACCGTGAACCTCGACGCCGGCTACGACTCGGGCAGGACCCGTATCACCCTCGACGAACGCGGACTGCGCGGCCGGATCGCACACAGGGGCGAGAAGGCTCCCGTCCAGGCCACCGGGCGCTGGCACGTAGAGCGCACCCACGCCTGGCAGAACGCCTTCCATCGACTCGCACGCTGCTACGAACGCCGGATCGACGTCATCAACGCCTTCTTCGACCTCACGGATGCCGTTATCACCGTGCGTAGCCTCGTTCGCCGCGCCTGGACCACTCACCGCTGGGACGACCGCCCCACCCGGCGACCATGA
- a CDS encoding NAD(P)H-binding protein, translating into MILVTGATGTIGSHVVRLLTERGVPFRAMSRRERPGGVRADFDDPASLARAVADVDTVFLVTVPPVPTADHDIALVTAARAAGVRKVVKLSAIGSGELFDGATVGAWHLAAEEAIEASGLVWTMLRPPSFASNFLWYRALIQAGEPIPNLAGDSRQAIVDPRDVAAVAVAAMTSDAHDGQRYDLTGPELLTFADQAAILEGVLERPVKITDTNALDQLPAGMSTGIGWARAGGAAYVTDHVPQVLGRPAGTFEQWARDHREAFASMP; encoded by the coding sequence ATGATCCTCGTTACCGGTGCCACCGGCACCATCGGTAGTCACGTCGTGCGTCTGCTCACCGAGCGGGGCGTGCCGTTTCGGGCGATGTCCCGCCGCGAGCGGCCCGGCGGGGTGCGGGCCGACTTCGACGACCCGGCGTCGCTGGCACGGGCGGTGGCCGACGTCGACACGGTCTTTCTCGTGACCGTGCCCCCCGTGCCGACCGCGGACCACGACATCGCCCTGGTGACGGCCGCGCGGGCGGCGGGCGTCCGTAAGGTCGTCAAGCTGTCCGCCATCGGCAGCGGCGAGCTGTTCGACGGGGCGACCGTCGGCGCGTGGCACCTCGCCGCGGAGGAGGCGATCGAGGCCAGTGGGCTCGTGTGGACGATGCTCCGCCCGCCGAGCTTCGCCTCGAACTTCTTGTGGTATCGGGCGCTGATCCAGGCCGGAGAGCCGATCCCGAACCTGGCCGGCGACTCCCGGCAGGCCATCGTCGACCCAAGGGACGTGGCCGCGGTCGCCGTCGCCGCCATGACCAGCGATGCGCACGACGGGCAGCGGTACGACCTGACCGGGCCGGAGCTGCTGACGTTCGCAGACCAGGCGGCGATCCTGGAGGGCGTGCTGGAACGGCCGGTCAAGATCACCGACACGAATGCGCTCGACCAGTTGCCGGCCGGGATGAGCACCGGCATCGGCTGGGCGCGCGCCGGCGGTGCGGCCTACGTCACCGACCACGTGCCGCAGGTGCTCGGCCGACCGGCGGGCACGTTCGAGCAGTGGGCACGCGACCACCGGGAGGCATTCGCGTCAATGCCGTAA
- a CDS encoding AraC family transcriptional regulator, with product MSSLNMPPALARWVAGVDVATAAGSAAVDVPDHATTLLLRSDKRELIVMGPRTRAAYHVAAPGHSCVRVRMRPGRAQALLGRPLRDLADRALPLRELPGLDVDQLAADPVAALEEALADWPEPPERLEEAAHLLVGTTVATAAARLHISERRLHTLFTDGTGLSPKHFARIDRVRTVLAADAGRWSDIAATAGYYDQSHMTAEFRHFMGVPPAAFTAGRRPAATPCTA from the coding sequence GTGAGCTCTCTCAACATGCCGCCTGCCCTTGCCCGTTGGGTGGCCGGGGTCGATGTCGCTACGGCGGCCGGTTCGGCGGCCGTCGACGTGCCCGATCACGCCACCACACTTCTCCTGCGCAGCGACAAGCGTGAGCTGATCGTCATGGGCCCCCGCACCCGGGCCGCCTATCACGTTGCCGCGCCCGGCCACTCGTGCGTGCGGGTTCGTATGCGGCCGGGTCGTGCCCAAGCCCTGCTCGGCCGTCCGCTGCGTGATCTCGCCGATCGCGCCCTGCCGCTCCGCGAACTGCCGGGTCTGGACGTCGACCAGCTCGCCGCCGATCCGGTCGCCGCTCTCGAAGAAGCATTGGCCGATTGGCCGGAGCCTCCGGAGCGGCTCGAAGAGGCGGCACACCTACTGGTCGGCACCACTGTCGCCACGGCCGCGGCCCGGTTGCACATCAGTGAGCGCCGCCTGCACACCCTGTTCACCGACGGCACCGGCTTGTCCCCGAAGCACTTCGCACGCATCGACCGCGTTCGCACCGTGCTCGCGGCCGATGCCGGCCGGTGGTCGGACATCGCCGCGACGGCGGGTTACTACGACCAGTCCCACATGACGGCCGAGTTCCGCCACTTCATGGGTGTCCCGCCGGCCGCGTTCACCGCAGGGCGGCGTCCCGCCGCGACTCCGTGCACTGCCTGA
- a CDS encoding response regulator transcription factor: protein MTGTRTFTDQDPIRVFLLDDHEVVRRGITDLLDAEPDISVVGDAGTVEHALVRGPALRPDVAVLDVRLPDGDGITVCRELRNQMPELACLMLTSFDDEDALLDAIMAGASGYVLKQIRGSDLVSAVRTVASGQSMLDPATTARLMRSLRADPAETPAMAPELASLSPRERDILALIGDGLTNREIGKKLYLSEKTVKNHISRLLAKLGVQRRVQAAVLASHLEQSETGERPTK, encoded by the coding sequence ATGACCGGGACACGCACCTTCACCGACCAGGATCCGATCCGTGTCTTCCTGCTCGACGACCATGAGGTCGTACGACGCGGTATCACCGACCTGCTCGACGCCGAACCGGACATCTCGGTGGTCGGCGACGCGGGCACCGTGGAGCACGCCCTCGTCCGCGGCCCGGCCCTGCGCCCGGACGTCGCCGTGCTCGACGTACGGCTCCCGGACGGAGACGGCATCACGGTCTGCCGGGAGCTGCGCAACCAGATGCCGGAGCTGGCCTGTCTGATGCTGACCTCGTTCGACGACGAGGACGCCCTGCTTGACGCCATCATGGCCGGGGCCTCGGGCTACGTCCTCAAGCAGATCAGGGGCTCCGACCTGGTCTCGGCCGTGCGCACGGTCGCCTCGGGCCAGTCGATGCTGGACCCCGCGACCACGGCCCGCCTGATGCGCTCGCTGCGTGCCGACCCCGCCGAGACACCCGCCATGGCCCCCGAGCTCGCGAGCCTGTCGCCCCGCGAGCGGGACATCCTCGCCCTGATCGGCGACGGCCTGACCAACCGCGAGATCGGCAAGAAGCTCTACCTGTCGGAGAAGACCGTCAAGAACCACATCTCCCGGCTCCTGGCCAAACTCGGCGTCCAGCGCCGCGTCCAGGCCGCGGTCCTGGCCTCTCATCTGGAGCAGTCCGAGACCGGCGAACGCCCCACGAAGTGA
- a CDS encoding CBS domain-containing protein: MHGTPHIVSDVMTHTVAAVGRKATFKEIVRLMQDWKVSALPVLEGEGRVVGLVSEADLLPKEEFRDSDPDRYTQLRRLSDLAKAGAVTAEELMTSPALTTRPDATLAQAARTMAHSRVKRLPVVNELGMLEGIVSRADLLKVFLRGDEEIEEEVRREVVAYLFPPPGSAIRVQVNDGVVKLAGRVRDTSLIPVAARLVRAVEGVVDVEFELVGREHSDGSPDPQAAQPGKSAPA; the protein is encoded by the coding sequence ATGCACGGCACCCCACACATCGTCAGCGACGTCATGACTCACACGGTCGCCGCCGTCGGCCGCAAGGCCACCTTCAAGGAGATCGTGCGGCTGATGCAGGACTGGAAGGTCAGCGCCCTGCCCGTACTCGAGGGCGAGGGGCGCGTGGTCGGCCTCGTCTCCGAGGCAGACCTCCTGCCCAAGGAGGAGTTCCGCGACAGCGACCCCGACCGCTACACGCAGCTGCGCCGCCTGTCCGACCTGGCGAAGGCCGGCGCGGTCACCGCGGAAGAACTGATGACCTCCCCGGCGCTCACCACCCGCCCGGACGCCACCCTCGCCCAGGCCGCCCGGACCATGGCGCACTCCAGGGTCAAGCGGCTGCCGGTCGTGAACGAGCTGGGCATGCTGGAGGGCATCGTCAGCAGGGCCGACCTGCTCAAGGTGTTCCTGCGTGGTGACGAGGAGATCGAGGAGGAGGTCCGCCGCGAGGTGGTGGCCTACCTCTTCCCCCCGCCGGGCTCGGCGATCCGGGTCCAGGTGAACGACGGCGTGGTGAAGCTCGCCGGGCGCGTCCGGGACACGTCCTTGATCCCCGTGGCCGCCCGTCTGGTACGTGCTGTGGAGGGCGTGGTGGACGTCGAATTCGAGCTGGTCGGCCGTGAGCACTCCGACGGTTCCCCGGACCCCCAGGCCGCACAGCCGGGGAAATCCGCTCCCGCTTAG
- a CDS encoding cyclic nucleotide-binding domain-containing protein: MITTPTPSMLRALPAEHRHRLMRVAREVSFPQGARLFEEGGKADRFWIVRTGTVELDMHVPGRRAAVIETLRHNELVGWSWLFTPHVWHLGAEATTPVRAYEFDATAVRLMCQEDPAMGNAIAQWVGGVLAHRLRSARTRLLDLYAPYGAGSHV; this comes from the coding sequence ATGATCACCACCCCTACGCCCAGCATGCTGCGCGCCCTGCCGGCCGAGCACCGGCACCGGCTCATGCGCGTCGCCCGCGAGGTCTCCTTCCCGCAAGGGGCGCGCCTGTTCGAGGAAGGCGGCAAGGCCGACCGGTTCTGGATCGTGCGCACCGGCACCGTCGAGCTCGACATGCACGTGCCCGGTCGCCGCGCGGCCGTCATCGAGACGCTCCGGCACAACGAGCTCGTCGGGTGGTCCTGGCTGTTCACCCCCCATGTCTGGCACCTGGGCGCTGAGGCGACAACCCCGGTAAGGGCCTACGAGTTCGACGCCACGGCCGTTCGCCTGATGTGCCAGGAGGACCCGGCCATGGGCAACGCCATCGCCCAGTGGGTCGGTGGCGTGCTGGCCCACCGCCTGCGCTCCGCCCGTACGCGATTGCTGGACCTGTACGCCCCGTACGGCGCGGGCAGCCACGTCTGA
- the pflB gene encoding formate C-acetyltransferase, which yields MTVTVTADDRTATDAWRGFAGTGWRERVDVRDFIQANFTPYEGDASFLTGPTDRTRAVWETVSALFPEERSRGVLDVDTATPSTITSHAPGYIDRDRELIVGLQTDAPLKRAIMPNGGLRMVENGLEAYGYEPDPFVTRVFGTYRKTHNDGVFDAYTPEMRAARKAGIITGLPDAYGRGRIIGDYRRVALYGTDRLIEAKRAERALLDVRPSTADVIRDREELAEQTRALGELSEMAATYGCDVSRPATTAHEAVQWLYLGYLAAVKEQNGAAMSLGRTSTFLDVYLRRDLTDGLIDESRAQELIDDFVIKLRIVRFLRTPEYDALFSGDPTWVTESIGGMGADGRTLVTRTSFRFLQTLYNLGPAPEPNLTVLWSPRLPTGFKEFCAQVSIDTSAVQYESDDLTRPRTGDDTAIACCVSAMAVGRQMQFFGARVNLAKALLYAVNGGRDEMTGDQIAPPTPPLTGEYLDYDELSAAYDRVLDWLAKTYVDALNVIHYMHDKYAYERVEMALHDHPVHRFMACGIAGLSVAADSLSAVKHARVKVFRDAGGLAVDFRTEGDFPAYGNNDDRADSIAVHLVESFMAKVREHPTYRDAEHTQSVLTITSNVVYGKHTGNTPDGRRAGEPFAPGANPMNGRDRHGVAASALSVAKLPYEQARDGISLTTTITPEGLGHCPQERAGHLVGILDAYMAAGGFHMNVNVLDRTTLEDAMENPGKYPDLTIRVSGYAVNFVRLTREQQLDVISRTFHGTL from the coding sequence ATGACCGTCACCGTGACAGCAGATGACCGGACGGCGACCGATGCCTGGCGAGGCTTCGCTGGAACCGGCTGGCGTGAGCGCGTCGACGTGCGCGACTTCATCCAGGCCAACTTCACACCGTACGAGGGCGACGCGTCCTTCCTCACCGGCCCCACCGACCGGACGCGCGCCGTCTGGGAGACGGTCAGCGCGCTCTTCCCGGAGGAGCGGAGCCGCGGTGTCCTCGACGTCGACACCGCCACCCCCTCCACGATCACCTCGCACGCCCCCGGCTACATCGACCGCGACCGCGAATTGATCGTCGGCCTGCAGACCGACGCCCCGCTGAAGCGCGCGATCATGCCGAATGGCGGGCTGCGCATGGTGGAGAACGGACTGGAGGCGTACGGCTACGAGCCCGACCCGTTCGTGACGAGGGTCTTCGGGACCTACCGCAAGACCCACAATGACGGTGTCTTCGACGCCTACACACCCGAGATGCGCGCCGCGCGCAAGGCGGGCATCATCACCGGGCTGCCCGACGCCTACGGCCGTGGCCGGATCATCGGCGACTACCGGCGCGTGGCGCTGTACGGCACGGACCGGCTGATCGAGGCCAAGCGAGCTGAGCGGGCGCTGCTGGACGTCCGTCCCTCCACGGCCGATGTGATCCGGGACCGGGAGGAACTCGCCGAACAGACAAGGGCGTTGGGCGAACTGTCCGAGATGGCAGCCACGTACGGCTGCGATGTCTCGCGTCCCGCCACCACCGCCCACGAGGCCGTGCAGTGGCTCTACCTCGGCTATCTCGCCGCCGTGAAGGAACAGAACGGCGCCGCGATGTCGCTGGGCCGCACGTCGACCTTCCTCGACGTCTACCTCCGGCGCGACCTGACGGACGGTCTCATCGACGAGTCCCGTGCCCAGGAACTGATCGACGACTTCGTGATCAAATTGCGGATCGTACGGTTCCTGCGCACCCCCGAGTACGACGCCCTGTTCTCCGGCGACCCGACCTGGGTGACGGAGTCCATCGGGGGCATGGGCGCCGACGGCCGGACCCTGGTGACCCGCACCTCGTTCCGCTTCCTCCAGACCCTCTACAACCTCGGCCCGGCTCCGGAGCCGAACCTCACCGTGCTGTGGTCGCCGCGACTGCCCACCGGCTTCAAGGAGTTCTGCGCCCAGGTCTCGATCGACACCAGCGCCGTCCAGTACGAGTCCGACGACCTGACGCGTCCGCGGACCGGCGACGACACCGCGATCGCCTGCTGCGTCTCCGCGATGGCGGTCGGCAGGCAGATGCAGTTCTTCGGCGCCCGGGTCAACCTCGCCAAGGCTCTGCTGTACGCCGTCAACGGCGGCCGGGACGAGATGACCGGCGACCAGATCGCCCCGCCGACGCCTCCGCTGACCGGGGAGTACCTGGACTACGACGAGCTGTCGGCGGCGTACGACCGGGTCCTGGACTGGCTGGCGAAGACGTACGTCGACGCGCTGAACGTCATCCACTACATGCACGACAAGTACGCCTACGAGCGCGTGGAGATGGCGCTGCACGACCACCCCGTGCACCGCTTCATGGCCTGTGGCATCGCCGGCTTGTCGGTCGCCGCGGACAGCCTGTCGGCCGTCAAGCACGCGCGGGTGAAGGTGTTCCGGGACGCCGGTGGCCTCGCCGTCGACTTCCGTACCGAGGGCGACTTCCCGGCGTACGGCAACAACGACGACCGCGCCGACAGCATCGCCGTCCACCTGGTGGAGTCCTTCATGGCGAAGGTGCGCGAGCACCCCACCTACCGGGACGCCGAGCACACCCAGTCCGTGCTGACGATCACCTCGAACGTCGTCTACGGCAAGCACACCGGCAACACCCCCGACGGCCGCCGCGCCGGAGAGCCCTTCGCCCCCGGCGCCAACCCGATGAACGGCCGCGACCGGCACGGGGTGGCCGCCTCCGCGCTGTCGGTGGCCAAGCTGCCGTACGAGCAGGCTCGCGACGGCATCTCACTGACCACGACCATCACCCCCGAGGGCCTGGGGCACTGCCCGCAGGAACGGGCAGGTCACCTGGTCGGCATCCTCGACGCGTACATGGCCGCGGGAGGCTTCCACATGAACGTCAACGTCCTCGACCGCACCACGCTGGAGGACGCCATGGAGAACCCCGGCAAGTACCCGGACCTGACCATCCGCGTCTCCGGCTACGCCGTCAACTTCGTCCGGCTGACCCGCGAGCAGCAGCTCGACGTGATCAGCCGTACCTTCCACGGAACGCTGTGA